The genomic interval TATTCCAGAAGTTCAAAAACAGGCGTATTCGAGTGGTTATTTCAACACGATTCCCGATAGCGACGGGATTGTGCGTAGTATTCCTTTGGTGATGGAGTACGATGGAGTGCTCTACCCTTCACTCAGCCTTGAAATGGCGCGTATTGCGCTGGGAGAAAAAAAGATTCGCATTGTTTACGACGAAAGTGGGCTTCGCCACATTGAGATGGGAGAGCATCTTATTCCCACCGATTTTTTTGGACGCTTGATGGTGAATTACCGTGGCAGTCAACACAGCTACGAATACATCTCGGCGATTGATATTTACAACAACACCGTTGATGCTTTACATGTAAAAGATAAAATCGCACTTGTAGGCACCTCGGCAGCAGGACTTTTGGATCTGCGAAGTACCCCGTTTGATAGCGTTTATGCGGGTGTGGAGGTGCATGCCAACGCAATTGATAACATTTTGCATCAAGACTACATTGCCAAACCAATCTGGACGCGTGGGGTTGATCTTTTGAGCATCGTCCTGTTCTGTTTCATCACCTTTTCCATTTTGCTTCTTCCGAGTGCTTTTTTCAGCTTTCTGGCGCTCATCGCACTCAATCTGATCATCGTTCTAACCCACTACTACAGCATGGTGTATCAAGGAATTTTATTCAATACCCTTTTGCCACTGAGTGCGATCAACACTCTTTTTATCATCGGACAAGCGATCAACTATTTTCTAGAGATCAAGCAAAAAGAGCTGATCAAACATAAATTTGCCAGTAAAGTCAGCCCTGCGGTTATGAATAACATTCTTGCAAGCGAGGATGACATCTTACAAGGCGTGGAAAAAGAGATCACGATCTTTTTCTCTGACGTACGAGGGTTTACCGCGATTTCCGAAGCAGCGGGCAATGCAAAGTCGCTGTTTCACCTGATGAATGCCTATATGGACCCGATGAGTCAGATTATTATTCGCAGTGGTGGCACGGTCGATAAATTTATTGGCGATGCGATTATGGCGTATTGGAATGCACCCATTAGCATGGAAGATCACGCCGATAAAGCCGTCCATGCCGCACTCGAACAGCTCCATCATCTCACATCGCTTAATGCCAAGCTCAAGGCAAATCCTGAGTTTGCACCCATCGCGTTGATGGCTGAGGCACACAAAATGCCTATCATCGACATTGGCATTGGGATTAACACGGGTGTTGCCATTGTAGGCGAGATGGGAACAAGCAGTCGCAGCGACTATACCGTCATTGGTGATGCGATCAATCTGGGCTCGCGCCTTGAGTCGCTGTGCAAATACTACCATTCGCACCTTACCATTTCGCACCTTACCATTTCGCATTTCACCAAAGCTAAACTCAAAGGTGCTTACCTCTTTCGCTTTTTAGATTTGGTGACCGTCAAAGGCAAACATGAGCCGATCGAAGTGTGGCAGGTTCACGACTTTGATGCGCCACAAACAGAGCCACTTTACGAAGTCAGTTATGAAGCACTCCAAGAAGAGCTCAGACTTCACCACGAAGCGATTGCCCTTTACAAAGAGGCGCATTTTGCTGAAGCGCTCACCTGTTTTGAAGCACTAAATCAAAGAGAGAATAAAACCAATGAAGCCATTTATGGCATCTACGCTGAGCGTTGTGCGCATTACATCGCCTTCCCACCTCTTGCATTTAACGGTGTCTTTGTACACACGACTAAAGGATAAGTATGAGTTTTATTCGCATTTTAGGCGCTCAAGGAAGCAGGTCCAAAAACGCCTTTACCACCTGCATTCAGGTCAATAACCATACGTTAATAGATGCAGGTAATATTATGTACGCACTAGGCGAAGAGGCTTTACATGTAAACCGTATTTTTTTCTCCCACGCCCATTTAGATCACGTCATCGACACGGCATTTTTGATCGACCATTTTTTTACCAAACGCACTGAAACGCTCTATCTCTACGGACTTGCTCACACCATTGAAGCCTTACAAAAGCATCTTTTTAATGACGTTCTTTGGCCCGATTTTAGTCAAATCCATCTGCCAAATTCCACCACGCCTGCACTCACCTATGTTGAAATAGAGCCCAATCAACCCTACACCATTGAAGAGGGCATCACGCTCACCCCATTTTTAGCCAACCATACCGTGCCGTGTTGCGGTTACATCATCGAACAAAACGGAAGTAGTGTGCTTTTTTCAGGCGACACGTTCCACAACGAAGCGCTTTGGCAAAAGCTCAATGAAACGCCCTCCATCAAAGCGCTCATCATCGATGTTTCGTTCCCCAACCACTTTGTCAAAATTGCGACCGAGAGCAAACACCTCACGCCCCAGTTTCTTGAACATGCGTTAAAACAGCTTACCCGCACTGATTTGAAACTCTACATCAACCATCTCAAACCACTTCATGCGGCGTTGATTATTCAAGAACTTGGTGAGATTGGTATTAAAGAAGAGATGGTCTTGCGTGATGGCGAGAGGATTGAGCTCTCTTCTGGTACACTGCATCGTCCTTTAAACACTCCAAAAAATGACGAGCGCGTTCAAAAACTCACCGAAATTGGCACAGCCCTCTCGGCAAGTGAAAGCCTTGATGTTCTCTTAGAGATGATCGTCACCGAAGCTAAAAATCTCACGCACGCCGATGGAGGAACGCTCTATCTGCTAGAAAAAGAGCACCTCCATTTCAAAGTGGTGCAAACCGACTCACTGGAGATCAAAATGGGAGGAACGGGTGAGAAAATCACATGGCCACCACTGCCGTTGCATCTTGAAAATGGCGCACCCAATAAAGCGATGGTTGCCGTCACCTGCGCACTTGAAAACCGTTTGATTAGCATCGCTGATGTGTATGAAGCCATTGGATTTTCCTTTGATGGCACGAAAACGTTTGATCAAGGAACAGGGTATCGCTCCAAATCCATGTTGGTCATTCCCATGAGAAACCACGAACAAGAGATCATCGGCGTGTTACAGCTGCTCAATAAAATGGATGTGCAAAACCATAACGTCATCTCATTTGATGATGAAGATGAAAAAATCACCCTCTCACTGGCATCTCAAGCCGCCATTGCCATCACCAACACTTCCCTAATTCAAGGGCTTGAAACGCTTTTGGAATCTTTTTTGAAAAGCATCATTTTTGCCATCGGCAAGAAATCGCCCTACACCGCAGGACACGTCAAACGTATGGTCAAGCTGAGTGTTATGCTCGCTGAAGCGATTAACCACGACACGAACGTCTACGCACACAAACACTTCAGCAGTGATGAGATCAAACAGATCAATTTTGCCGCCCTCATGCACGATATAGGCAAACTTGCAACGCCTGAACATGTGATGGATAAAGCAACGAAACTCCAAACCTTGTTTGACCGCGTTGAGCTTGTCGAAAGCCGCATTCAGATGATCGAAAAAGCGTTACATGTAAAGTTTTTGGAAGATAAATTTGCCCTTTTAGAAGGCAACCAACAGGAAAATGTGAGCTCGCTTGAAACACAGTATCAAGAAAAAATTGCAACCTTGCATGCTGCGTCCAAACTCATCCAAACAAGCAATAAAGGCGATACGCCCCTTAGCGAGGAAGCCGTAACGCAGATTCAAACCCTTTCAACGCAAACGTGGCAGATTGGCGATGAGACCTACACGATTTTAAGCAAGGATGAAGCGCATCATTTGAGCACACAAAATGGTACGCTCACGTTTGAAGAGCGCGAAATTATCAATGCCCACGCCAAACTCAGCGTCGATATTTTAAACCGTCTCCCTTTTCCTAAAAAATACCGCCAAATTCCTCAAATTTCAGGCAACCACCATGAAAAGCTCAACGGTAGAGGTTATCCCCAAGGGCTCAAAGGCGATGAAATCAGCTTTGAAGCGCGTATCTTAGCTATTGCCGATATTTTTGAAGCCCTCACGGCGAGTGATCGACCTTATAAAGCAGGCATGCCCCTCTCCGTGGCGATGAAAATTCTCTATGCCATGGCAAAAGAGGGTGAACTTGATGTCGATCTTGTGAAATTTTTCTACACATCAGGCACCTATTTAGAATACGCCAAAGCGTTTTTACCACAGCGTAGCATCGATGAGATCGTCCTTGATTTTGAGAAGCCTTAAGGACGCAAAAGTCACTTTAACGATTTTTTAACCCGTTTTGGGTATAATCCTTAGTTCTACATTATTTAAAAAACAAAGGACTTCCCTTATGACCTCCGTTTTATTGGTTTTACAATTTGTATTAACCGCTATTTTAACTGTTTCTGTACTGCTTCAAAAAAGCTCCTCTATCGGTCTTGGCGCTTACAGTGGAAGCAATGAATCTCTTTTTGGTGCAAAAGGACCAGCAGGTTTCATGGCAAAATTCACCTTTATTGTAGGAATCTTGTTTATTGCAAATACGCTCACATTAGGTTATTTTTACAACCAAGATAAAAAAGTATCGATTGCTGAAGATATTAAAATCGAAAAAAGCGTTGTACCAAGTGTTCCAGCTCCTGCGACAACAGCACCAGCAGCCCCTGAAGCTCCAACGTCTAAATAATCAGCATGAAATCTTTTTGGCTTGTGGTGTGTCTCAGTGTGATGGTATGGGCCGATGCCCATATCTTCATCTACCATCGTTTTAACGATGCCAGATACCCCACGACCAATACAACGCTCGAAGAGCTTCGCAAAGAGTTTGACTTCTTCAAAAAAAATGGCTACGAAGTGATACCCCTTGAAAAACTGGTTAACGCCCTTCACGCTAAAGAGCCCATCCCCGATAACTGGGTCGTTCTTACCATTGATGATAACTACAAAAGTTTTTATGAGCATGGTTTAGCCCTTTTTAAAGAGTACAACTACCCCTTTTCGATGTTCGTTTATGTGGGAGCTACGGAGCAAAAGTATGGCGATTATATGAGCTGGGAACAGCTTCGTGAAATCTCTAAGTACGGCGCTTTAGAGTTTCATTCACTGAACCATCCGCACATGACCGAACTGAGCAACGAAGCGCTTAAAAAAGATTTTGATGAAGGCTTAAACCTCTTTGAAAAACGCCTTAGCATAAAACCGCGCTACTTCTCCTATCCGTTTGGTGAGTTTAGTCCGCGTGTGAAAGCCATCGCGCAAAGCTATGGGTTTGAAGCGATTGTGAACCAAAATATGGGCGCGGTTGCGAGCTTTAGCGATCCGCTTGATTTAGACCGCTCCGCGTTGGTTGGCAAGAGTAATTTAGAGGGATTTTTAAAGTACAAAGCCCTTGAAACCACATGGTTTAAGCCTAGTGTATTGCTCGAAGATGGCAAACTTACCTCTTTACATGTAAAGGCACACACCACCGCACAAAAAGGCGGCATCTACATCAGTGAACAGGGCTATTTTGAGGTCAGTTTAAGCGATGGCGTTTTTGAAGCTCAGATCAATAAAATACTCACCAAAGAGCGCACACGGATCATTGTCTCCGTGGGCAACACAATTTCAACGAAACTACTTGTAAAGGATAAATATGGAACTCAGTAAAATCTATGCTGAACAAAAAGAGCATATGGAAAAATGTATCGCGGCACTCAAACGCGACTTTATGACGATTCGCAGTGGTAAGGTCTCTACGACCATTTTAGACAACATTCATGTTGATTACTACGGAACACCAACAGGTCTTAGCCAAGTAGCGACTGTTTTAACCACCGATGCAACGACGATTACGATTTCTCCGTGGGAGAAAAAGATGCTCAGAGAGATCGAAAAAGCGATCATGCAGGCCAACATCGGGGTCAATCCGAATAACGATGGCGAAACCATTAAACTTTTCTTCCCTCCAATGACAACAGACCAGCGTAAAGAGGGTGCTAAACAAGCCAAAGCAATGGGCGATAAAGCCAAAATTGCGATTCGCAATGTCCGTAAAGACTCAAATGACCAAGTGAAAAAACTCGAAAAAGACAAGATTATCACGGAAGACGGTTCTAAAAAAGGACAAGACGAAGTGCAAAAAATCACCGATGCAACGGTTTCAAAAGTCGATGAGCTCGTAAGAGAAAAAGAATCTGAACTCCTAAAAATTTAAGGGCAAATATGCAAGTTGAAAAAATTTATAAAGATGCCAATGCCCTGTTAGAGGGACACTTTTTACTCAGCAGTGGCAAACACTCACGCTATTACCTTCAAAGTGCGAAAGTCTTGGAAGATCCTAGAGTTGCAGAGCAGTTAGCCGTTGAATTGGCGAAAATGATCAACGCTTCCAACGTAGAGATCGACACCATCTGCTCCCCAGCGCTGGGTGGCGTTTTAGCAGGCTACGAGCTTGCACGTGCCCTTGGTAAACGCTTCATTTTCGCGGAGCGTGTGAACGGTGAGATGACGATTCGCAGAGGTTTTGAAGTCAAAAAAGGTGAGAAAATTTTGGTCTGTGAAGACATCATCACAACCGGTGGTTCTGCTTTAGAAGCGGCAAACATTGCTGAAAGTATGGGTGGTGTGATCGTTGGATTTGCAGCCCTTGCGAACCGTGGTTTTTGTAAACGTGTGGGAAGCGATCTTGTGGGCAAGTCTACATGTAAACTTCCAAACGACGCACCCTTTTTCGCATTGGCTGATTTTGAATTTGACATTTACGAGCCAAGTGAATGCCCTTTGTGTAAAGAGGGAAGCGTAGCGATCAAACCCGGTAGCAGAGGAAACTAAGCTTTAATGCGGTGGAGAGAGACTAAAAAAGGGGGCAAAAAAGAGCATAAAAGCGCTTTGCCTCTTTTTACCATCGCACCCTTTCAAAGACGCCTCAAAGCTTTTGTCGTCGACTCTTTTATGCTTTTGATGCCGATTTTGTACATTGTTTTTTACCTGATTTACGGTTCGCGCGAAGGCTTTGCGGCACACATGCTGCAAGGCTGGCTTCTTATTTTGATTCC from Sulfurospirillum multivorans DSM 12446 carries:
- a CDS encoding CHASE2 domain-containing protein; protein product: MQKSLIQLLFTFVVMAGCIGGYLSLNHFWQPFEHKIKDLMLESRGELRGDANIVIIDIDEKSLKALGQWPWSRDKMAKLLQNLSDLGVAIIGLDVVFAEADSSSPQKVLAKLGLPHKDVPDYDAIFAQTIAETPTVVGYVFALMPDSIAPEGHPKSAAIIIEQNRPAHSSLIKPYRAILNIPEVQKQAYSSGYFNTIPDSDGIVRSIPLVMEYDGVLYPSLSLEMARIALGEKKIRIVYDESGLRHIEMGEHLIPTDFFGRLMVNYRGSQHSYEYISAIDIYNNTVDALHVKDKIALVGTSAAGLLDLRSTPFDSVYAGVEVHANAIDNILHQDYIAKPIWTRGVDLLSIVLFCFITFSILLLPSAFFSFLALIALNLIIVLTHYYSMVYQGILFNTLLPLSAINTLFIIGQAINYFLEIKQKELIKHKFASKVSPAVMNNILASEDDILQGVEKEITIFFSDVRGFTAISEAAGNAKSLFHLMNAYMDPMSQIIIRSGGTVDKFIGDAIMAYWNAPISMEDHADKAVHAALEQLHHLTSLNAKLKANPEFAPIALMAEAHKMPIIDIGIGINTGVAIVGEMGTSSRSDYTVIGDAINLGSRLESLCKYYHSHLTISHLTISHFTKAKLKGAYLFRFLDLVTVKGKHEPIEVWQVHDFDAPQTEPLYEVSYEALQEELRLHHEAIALYKEAHFAEALTCFEALNQRENKTNEAIYGIYAERCAHYIAFPPLAFNGVFVHTTKG
- a CDS encoding HD domain-containing phosphohydrolase, yielding MSFIRILGAQGSRSKNAFTTCIQVNNHTLIDAGNIMYALGEEALHVNRIFFSHAHLDHVIDTAFLIDHFFTKRTETLYLYGLAHTIEALQKHLFNDVLWPDFSQIHLPNSTTPALTYVEIEPNQPYTIEEGITLTPFLANHTVPCCGYIIEQNGSSVLFSGDTFHNEALWQKLNETPSIKALIIDVSFPNHFVKIATESKHLTPQFLEHALKQLTRTDLKLYINHLKPLHAALIIQELGEIGIKEEMVLRDGERIELSSGTLHRPLNTPKNDERVQKLTEIGTALSASESLDVLLEMIVTEAKNLTHADGGTLYLLEKEHLHFKVVQTDSLEIKMGGTGEKITWPPLPLHLENGAPNKAMVAVTCALENRLISIADVYEAIGFSFDGTKTFDQGTGYRSKSMLVIPMRNHEQEIIGVLQLLNKMDVQNHNVISFDDEDEKITLSLASQAAIAITNTSLIQGLETLLESFLKSIIFAIGKKSPYTAGHVKRMVKLSVMLAEAINHDTNVYAHKHFSSDEIKQINFAALMHDIGKLATPEHVMDKATKLQTLFDRVELVESRIQMIEKALHVKFLEDKFALLEGNQQENVSSLETQYQEKIATLHAASKLIQTSNKGDTPLSEEAVTQIQTLSTQTWQIGDETYTILSKDEAHHLSTQNGTLTFEEREIINAHAKLSVDILNRLPFPKKYRQIPQISGNHHEKLNGRGYPQGLKGDEISFEARILAIADIFEALTASDRPYKAGMPLSVAMKILYAMAKEGELDVDLVKFFYTSGTYLEYAKAFLPQRSIDEIVLDFEKP
- the secG gene encoding preprotein translocase subunit SecG; amino-acid sequence: MTSVLLVLQFVLTAILTVSVLLQKSSSIGLGAYSGSNESLFGAKGPAGFMAKFTFIVGILFIANTLTLGYFYNQDKKVSIAEDIKIEKSVVPSVPAPATTAPAAPEAPTSK
- a CDS encoding polysaccharide deacetylase family protein: MKSFWLVVCLSVMVWADAHIFIYHRFNDARYPTTNTTLEELRKEFDFFKKNGYEVIPLEKLVNALHAKEPIPDNWVVLTIDDNYKSFYEHGLALFKEYNYPFSMFVYVGATEQKYGDYMSWEQLREISKYGALEFHSLNHPHMTELSNEALKKDFDEGLNLFEKRLSIKPRYFSYPFGEFSPRVKAIAQSYGFEAIVNQNMGAVASFSDPLDLDRSALVGKSNLEGFLKYKALETTWFKPSVLLEDGKLTSLHVKAHTTAQKGGIYISEQGYFEVSLSDGVFEAQINKILTKERTRIIVSVGNTISTKLLVKDKYGTQ
- the frr gene encoding ribosome recycling factor, with protein sequence MELSKIYAEQKEHMEKCIAALKRDFMTIRSGKVSTTILDNIHVDYYGTPTGLSQVATVLTTDATTITISPWEKKMLREIEKAIMQANIGVNPNNDGETIKLFFPPMTTDQRKEGAKQAKAMGDKAKIAIRNVRKDSNDQVKKLEKDKIITEDGSKKGQDEVQKITDATVSKVDELVREKESELLKI
- the pyrE gene encoding orotate phosphoribosyltransferase; the encoded protein is MQVEKIYKDANALLEGHFLLSSGKHSRYYLQSAKVLEDPRVAEQLAVELAKMINASNVEIDTICSPALGGVLAGYELARALGKRFIFAERVNGEMTIRRGFEVKKGEKILVCEDIITTGGSALEAANIAESMGGVIVGFAALANRGFCKRVGSDLVGKSTCKLPNDAPFFALADFEFDIYEPSECPLCKEGSVAIKPGSRGN